Proteins from a genomic interval of Plasmodium reichenowi strain SY57 chromosome 11, whole genome shotgun sequence:
- a CDS encoding palmitoyltransferase, putative, which produces MNNYLAFFFITVLSLFIYISYIYTIQNVYLNNYSNIVRILLILFSIPFFICYYWSFAKCSIVNPGYVDDTWEINAEENNIPIEKRKIRNYVPNKYTICDKCDFLVRPERAHHCRTCNKCILKMDHHCPWIGTCVGEKNLKFFFLFLIYGFFTTSYISITVIPIFINALCAKEIQENSDRINHITLLITICTALTLTLALLFMNCQYIYFISKNITAIESSYSDMNPYDLGIYNNWKAVFDEFTWKWFFPLNVECAQKTNYLYPLNDKYMNIINTDMNDFLLDNNNENIKEDGD; this is translated from the exons atgaataattatttggcatttttctttataacAGTTTTAagtttatttatttatatatcttatatat ATACCATACAAAATGTATATCtaaataattatagtaACATAGTTCGgattttattaattctaTTTAGCAttccattttttatttgttattattgGTCTTTCGCTAAATGTTCAATTGTTAATCCAGGATATGTTGACGACACATGGGAAa TCAATGCTGAAGAAAATAACATTCCAATAGaaaagagaaaaataagaaattatGTTCCCAATAAATATACGATATGTGACAAATGTGATTTTTTGGTAAGACCAGAGAGAGCTCATCACTGCAGG ACTTGTAATAAGTGcatattaaaaatggaTCACCACTGTCCATGGATAGGCACTTGCGTaggagaaaaaaatttgaagttttttttcttatttttaatatatggTTTTTTTACTACatcatatatttctataacTGTCATAcccatttttattaatgcTCTTTGTGCCAAGGAAATACAAGAA aaTTCTGATAGAATAAACCACATTACTCTCTTGATTA CTATCTGTACTGCATTAACTTTAACCTTGGCATTACTTTTT ATGAACTgtcaatatatatattttatctcaaaaaatattacagCTATAGAATCGTCCTACAGTGACATG AATCCTTATGACTTGGGAATATACAATAATTGGAAAGCG GTTTTTGATGAATTCACATGGAAGTGGTTTTTTCCTCTCAATGTAGAATGTGCTCAAAAGACAA ATTATTTATACCCACTGAATGATAAATAcatgaatattattaatactGATATGAACGATTTTCTtttagataataataatgaaaacataaaagaagatggagattaa
- a CDS encoding rhoptry neck protein 4, whose product MSSVRFFLCIFLVLFTFIDIVKPFKGNYGEANFSFFQATPASNIEEPQKTESTDVQSNITQNQEINNTKPLQENITNNQQNNNEQQNNNEQQNNNEQQNNNIQQNNNIQQNNIDTSISHIPNDTINNPIDNSNINKLDKSNDTNNIIKHEENNQTKGNNLETIKHTEPLTNQNTNEVKINDLNEHEKNNEENKIHEQYNNINQHSHDINKNQSINNNMNNENADKNVPHIDQTAMSNEKHINKHTTNHPIESHNAENDHDKINEPTHSEHATTTTNEPIHIEHAATPTNKPIHNEHATTTTNEPTHSENSTTPTNEPTHSENSTTPTNEPTHSENSTTPTNEPTHSENATTPTNEPTHSENATTPTNEPTHSENATTPTNEQHSHDQNMEVHPNDKLAVVPFQGIKNHIPSNESQPIISFPNEDDNHAQNEGSINTPSEGEHNNTENKQGPIITPLEGEQPGTVHKEDLTHKHMVGEHVPTQKTQHGPIITPVGGNHAPPQTHHAHIITPVGGEHAHGKGNNDTTYVTMNTDESSSSDTKGEHSNLRSYNKNMNNNHSQHDQYDSDMLNSEGSDDAYSSMQQNFEKNGIDSFKGKGLHVSLRERIIIEIMESAKNGIDGLLKLKDSKDSGKLFMEALEKLNINMKDLKKDKNLISLEVYDKILSTMFKILTEMSFYEDSKFYETLGIKKDILNQSLKDIKIKILRKLGVSYSRLPPIIKHTEGKCAIKDIIISISSKELAQRMAIMFTKWLAPDEYGTVVDYKNNVELNVLCSGAPIIIQQWKYYQNMLGFEEDKDHAYLGLIDELLVMNKRYSQNKDYVETLEKIKKSKAFKHCTKIMRIGGKVSSVPFNYENVKKPSSSIIGSLGNLIKANINTYYKATAQRINSYFHYTEKKSKKSSPLKIISVCTLLHLTDMLYKCSDENSNGVMDLYNLQLNTLNMKGKMVLQYLVHLKFLTQEKKNQLKEICEPQNGLIDETLTKMLILLSTDSHELLSHELENKGFDEDYIQDEIKNINESDNNIRDKEEDDVEKMIFDDL is encoded by the exons atgtCTAGTGTtagattttttttatgtatttttctagttctttttacatttattgATATAGTTAAACCATTTAAAG GAAATTATGGAGAAGCaaatttttccttttttcaAGCAACACCTGCTAGCAATATAGAAGAACCTCAGAAAACTGAATCAACCGATGTACAATCAAACATAACACAAAATCaagaaattaataatacGAAACCATTACAAGAAAATATAACTAATAAtcaacaaaataataatgaacaacaaaataataatgaacaacaaaataataatgaacaacaaaataataatatacaacaaaataataatatacaacaaaataatatcgATACATCCATATCTCATATTCCAAACGACACAATTAACAATCCTATAGataattcaaatataaacaaattaGATAAATCAAAtgatacaaataatataataaaacacGAAGAAAATAATCAAACGAAAGGAAATAACCTAGAAACTATTAAACATACAGAACCACTAACTAATCAAAATACAAATGAAGTTAAAATAAACGATCTTAATGaacatgaaaaaaataatgaagaaaataaaatacacgagcaatataataacataaatcAGCATTCAcatgatataaataaaaaccaaagtattaataataatatgaataatgaAAATGCAGATAAAAATGTCCCACATATAGATCAAACTGCAATGTCTAAtgaaaaacatataaataaacatacaACTAACCATCCTATTGAATCACACAATGCTGAAAATGACcatgataaaataaatgaacCAACCCATAGTGAGCATGCTACCACCACAACAAATGAACCTATTCATATTGAACATGCAGCCACTCCAACAAATAAACCTATCCATAATGAGCATGCTACCACCACAACAAATGAACCTACTCATAGTGAAAATTCTACCACTCCAACAAATGAACCTACTCATAGTGAAAATTCTACCACTCCAACAAACGAACCTACTCATAGTGAAAATTCTACCACTCCAACAAATGAACCTACTCATAGTGAAAATGCTACCACTCCAACAAATGAACCTACTCATAGTGAAAATGCTACCACTCCAACAAATGAACCTACTCATAGTGAAAATGCTACCACTCCAACAAATGAACAACATTCCCATGATCAAAATATGGAAGTTCATCCAAATGACAAACTAGCTGTTGTTCCGTTCCAAGGAATAAAAAATCACATTCCTTCAAATGAATCACAACCAATTATAAGTTTTCCAAACGAAGATGATAATCATGCGCAAAATGAAGGTTCTATAAACACACCTTCTGAAGGGGAACACAATAATACAGAAAATAAACAAGGTCCCATCATTACCCCATTAGAAGGAGAACAACCAGGCACTGTACACAAAGAAGACCTAACACATAAACATATGGTAGGGGAACATGTGCCCACTCAAAAAACACAACACGGACCTATCATTACACCAGTAGGAGGAAATCATGCACCCCCTCAAACACATCACGCACATATCATTACACCAGTAGGAGGAGAACATGCACATGGGAAAGGAAATAATGATACTACATATGTCACAATGAACACAGATGAAAGTAGCAGCAGCGATACGAAAGGAGAACATTCAAATTTACGAtcttataataaaaatatgaataataacCACTCGCAGCATGATCAATATGATAGTGATATGTTAAATAGCGAAGGATCCGATGATGCATATTCAAGTATGCAACAGAACTTTGAGAAAAACGGAATCGATAGTTTTAAAGGGAAAGGGTTGCATGTATCTTTAAGAGAAAGAATAATAATCGAAATAATGGAAAGTGCAAAGAATGGAATAGATggtttattaaaattaaaagatagTAAAGACAGTGGCAAATTATTCATGGAAGCATTAGAAAagttaaatataaatatgaaggacttaaaaaaggataaaaatttaatatcattagaagtatatgataaaatattatcaaccatgtttaaaatattaaccGAGATGTCATTTTATGAAGATTCCAAATTTTATGAAACCTTAGGtataaaaaaggatatattaaatcaatcattaaaagatataaaaataaaaatattaagaaaaCTTGGTGTTTCGTATAGTAGGTTACCACctataataaaacatacAGAAGGGAAATGTGCAATCAAAGATATAATTATAAGTATATCATCAAAAGAATTAGCACAACGTATGGCAATCATGTTTACAAAATGGTTAGCTCCTGATGAATATGGAACAGTTGttgattataaaaataacgtagaattaaatgtattatGTTCAGGTGCTCCTATAATTATACAACAGTGGaaatattatcaaaatatGTTAGGGTTTGAAGAAGATAAAGATCATGCATATTTAGGATTAATAGATGAATTATTAGTTATGAATAAAAGATATAGTCAAAACAAAGACTATGTTGAAAcattagaaaaaataaaaaaatctAAAGCTTTTAAGCATTGTACAAAAATTATGAGAATTGGTGGTAAGGTATCATCTGTACCTtttaattatgaaaatgtAAAGAAACCAAGTTCATCTATTATCGGTTCATTGGGTAATTTAATTAAAGctaatattaatacatattataagGCAACAGCCCAAAGAATTAATTCTTACTTTCATTATACTGagaaaaaaagtaaaaaatcAAGCCCCTTGAAAATTATCTCAGTTTGTACTCTTCTACATCTAACAgatatgttatataaatgttcAGATGAAAATTCTAATGGAGTAATGGATTTATATAACTTACAACTTAATACTTTAAATATGAAAGGTAAAATGGTATTACAGTATTTAGTGCACTTGAAATTCTTAACTcaggaaaaaaaaaatcaacTTAAGGAGATATGTGAACCCCAAAACGGACTAATAG ACGAAACATTAACCAAGATGTTAATTCTACTATCAACGGATTCTCatgaattattatcacatgaattagaaaataaagGATTTGACGAAGATTATATTCAAGACgaaataaagaatatcAACGAAAGTGATAACAATATTAGAGATAAAGAAGAGGACGATGTTGAAAAGATGATTTTTGATGATTTATAA